The genomic window TGGTATCGATCGCTTGCTGGACTTTTGATTCGAGTTTCTCAAATACTTCAAATGACATTCTTCTGATCTCCCTTGTAATCTATTACTCGATTGTAAGTAGCCTGATCCACTATGTCTAGTAGCTTTGCGTTAATTCACAAGTTAGTTCACTGCAAAATATTGATAAGGCAACGCAACAAAAGTCGAACGCATCACTAATTTTGGTCGTTTTCTTTCGTTTTGGTGATGTAACACACATATTTCAATTTCGATATTTCTCGTTTACGCTCATTAACGATAAATTTACAGTATAGGTTTTCACTTTGAGAATCTAGGCCTGAAAAACATTACAATAATTTTAATTTTCGTAGGATAGAAAGATATGAGCCAAACGACCTCTACTACACTCACCGGTCAGTGCATCTCAGAATTTTTAGGCACTGCACTTATTGTCTTCTTCGGTTTGGGCTGTGTTGCTGCTGTTAGAATAGCTGGAGCACAATTAGGATTATGGGAAATCAGTATCATTTGGGGGTTTGGTGTGGCACTTGCTGTTTACCTAACCGCTGGAATTTCTGGTGCCCATCTTAACCCCGCTGTTACTATCGCTTTATGGCTATTTGCAAGTTTTGAAAGACGCAAAGTTGCTCCTTATATTGTTGCGCAAATGTTAGGAGGTTTCTTCGCGGCTGCTCTTGTTTATGCAATGTATTCTCCAGTCTTTTTTGATTATGACCAAGTGCACCATATTATTCGTGGTACTCAAGAAAGCCTGTTTACAGCGGGTGTATTCTCCACTTACCCTGCTCCACAAATTTCTGAACTACACGCATTCTTCATTGAAGTTGTTATCGCAGCAATTCTGCTATGCTTAATTTTAGCACTAACTGATGATGGCAACGGCATCCCACGCGGTCCATTAGCTCCACTCCTGATTGGTATCTTAATTGCTGTTATTGGTGGTGCATTTGGTCCACTCACTGGATTCGCCCTTAACCCTGCTCGTGACTTTGGCCCTAAACTCGTGGCATATTTCGCTGGCTGGGGTGATATTGCACTAACCGGAGGACGTGAAATTCCTTACTTCCTCATTCCACTAACTGCTCCAATTGTCGGTGGATTGCTCGGTGCATTTGCTTACCGTAAACTTATTACTCGTCACCTACCAAGCATCATTGAAGTAGTAGACGAAAACAAAAAACCCAATAAAAACGCTTAATCATTACCGGAACAGGTTAAAATTATGACAACAGAAACAAATATCGAGAAAAAATATATTGTCGCTCTTGATCAAGGAACAACCAGTTCACGGGCAGTTGTACTCGACCATGATGCCAATATCATTAGTATTTCTCAGCGTGAATTTACCCAAATCTATCCTAAGCCAGGCTGGGTAGAGCATGACCCAATGGAAATTTGGGCTTCACAAAGTTCTACCTTAGTTGAAGTGCTTGCTAAAGCCGATATCCGTACAGATGAAGTTGCTAGTATCGGGATCACCAACCAACGTGAAACAACCATTGTTTGGGAAAAAGCAACGGGTAAACCAATTTATAACGCAATTGTTTGGCAATGCCGCCGTACTGCTGATTTTTGTACACATCTAAAACAAAATGACCGCGACATGGAAGAGTATATTCGCCAAAACACTGGCCTTGTTGTTGACCCATATTTTTCTGGTACAAAAGTAAAATGGATTTTAGACAATGTTGAAGGTGCTCGTGAACGCGCAGAAAAAGGCGAGTTACTCTTTGGTACGGTTGATACTTGGTTAGTTTGGAAAATGACACAAGGGCGTGTTCACGTTACAGATTACACCAATGCATCACGTACTATGCTATTCAACATCCGTAATCTTGAGTGGGATGATAAAATCTTAAAAGCACTCAATATTCCACGCGCTATGTTGCCAGAAGTTCGTCCATCTTCCGAAGTTTATGGTCAAACCAACATTGGTGGTAAAGGGGGTACGCGTATTCCTAT from Providencia sneebia DSM 19967 includes these protein-coding regions:
- a CDS encoding MIP/aquaporin family protein, producing the protein MSQTTSTTLTGQCISEFLGTALIVFFGLGCVAAVRIAGAQLGLWEISIIWGFGVALAVYLTAGISGAHLNPAVTIALWLFASFERRKVAPYIVAQMLGGFFAAALVYAMYSPVFFDYDQVHHIIRGTQESLFTAGVFSTYPAPQISELHAFFIEVVIAAILLCLILALTDDGNGIPRGPLAPLLIGILIAVIGGAFGPLTGFALNPARDFGPKLVAYFAGWGDIALTGGREIPYFLIPLTAPIVGGLLGAFAYRKLITRHLPSIIEVVDENKKPNKNA